One Flavobacterium cerinum genomic window, ATCTTCGGATGGAACGGACTCGGAAAAGAAATTGTGGACGCCTTAAACACCTTGGATCTGCCCGTAATTATGGGAGCTGTTTTAGTGATTGCGACTACTTTTGTCGTGATCAATATTCTGGTGGATATTATTTATGCCTATCTGGATCCTAAAATCAAATTACAATAACATTTTCTTCACAGAAGATTTTATACTTTTATAACCGATTAAACTAAAAAAAATTGATATGAAAAACATAGTAGCCATGGCATTGATGCTGTTCTTGTCGATCGCCTGTACAAATGCTCAAACGCCGAAAGAATTCGCAAAAGAAAGTCTGGATTATAAAATGGTAAGCCTGGAAGGTCAGGAAATCACCTTTAAAGACGTGCTGAAAAAATACAAAGGAAAAACCGTTGTAATTGATGTTTGGGCATCATGGTGTCCGGATTGTATCAAAGGAATGCCGAAAGTAGTTAACCTGCAACAACAGTTTACCGATGTGGTATATCTATTTATTTCGGCCGACAAAACACCGGAAGCCTGGAAAAAAGGGATCGAAAAATACAATGTAAAAGGAGAACATTACCTACTTACCGACGGTATGAAAGGAGCGTTCGGAAAATCAATAAAACTGGATTGGATTCCGCGCTACATGGTTGTAGATAAAAAGGGAAAAATTGCCTTGTTCAAAGCCATTGAAGCCGACGATGAAAATCTGATTACGACTTTAAAAACTTTAAAATAATGAGACACAGTATTGTTGCAGGAAACTGGAAAATGCATAAAAATGCATATGAAACCGAAGATTTATTAAACGAACTGATCGAGAAATTACCATCTGATAAAGAAGTGGAAATTATTGTAGCACCTACGTTTGTAAATCTGTCTTCTGCGGTACAACATTTGGAATTTACCAATATCGGTGTAGCGGCACAAAACATGCATCAGGCTGAAAGCGGTGCTTTTACGGGTGAAATCTCTGCCGATATGCTAAAAAACATCGGAGTAGATATCGTGATTCTGGGACATTCGGAAAGACGTTCCTATTTTCACGAAACCGACGCGTTGTTAGCAAATAAAGTAGATACCGCTTTAAAGCACGAAATGCGTGTTATCTTCTGTTTTGGAGAAGAACTAAAAGACCGTCAGGACAAACAGCATTTTAACGTTGTGGAAAACCAACTAAAAGACGGATTATTTCACCTGGATGCCAAAGCCTGGGAAAATATCGTATTAGCTTACGAACCGGTTTGGGCAATCGGAACCGGCGAAACCGCCACTCCGGATCAGGCGCAGGAAATGCACCGTTTTATTCGTCAGATTGTAGAAGACAAATACGGTCTTGAAGTTGCTGAAAATGTTTCCATTTTATATGGCGGAAGTGTAAAACCGGATAATGCTCAGGAAATTTTTTCCAAACCGGATGTCGACGGTGGTTTAATTGGCGGTGCAGCTCTAAAAGCAGCTGATTTTGCTGCAATTGTAAACGCTGTTTCGTAATAATCCATACGCACAATATATTTGAAAGGTTGCCTAAATCAGGCAGCCTTTTTTTATTATCCAAATCCCAACGAGAACCGTTTCGAATGACGTAGTAGAAAATACTTTTTTGCTTAACATTTAAAACCCAATATATTACATTTTTTCTATTATATTTGAAAACAAACCAACAAACAACCAATCAATTTAACAATTTTATGAAAAAATTTACTCTAATCCTTTTACTTCTCCCCTTTCTTGCATTCTCGCAAAAATTAAAAACCAAAAAGGATCGTATCCTGATTGACGAAAAAGAAGTGGCTATTTTTAAAGAACCCGTTCGCGATCAATATCAGTTATTTGATCTAAAAGGCAACAAACAATTTACCGTTGAATACAAAGGAATGTCGGAAGGCAAAACTATCCTGAATCAATGGTTACTTCTGACTTCCGCTGATGAGTCCAAAAAAACGGAAATCCCGTATGAAGTTTTGATCAACTCATTAAGTCCGTCTCGTATTATGTTTCATTTACTTTCAGCTAAATATGAATTGTTTGATGAAAACGGATTTAATCAGTCAAAAATTGATGCTTTTTTTAATACGCAAAGAGAAAGCATCAGCGACAAAACCTTAAAAACCAAAATGGAAGTTGTTTCTTCTAAAAAAGATAAACAGGAAAAAGTAGCGCGTTACCGCCCGTTTGTTAAAAATGACGGTACGATTATGTTTGGCGGTACAGCGGGAACGAATATCGTAGGAAAAGCAATGTCGTCTACTTATACCGCTTTCGGGAATAATAATACCGTAAATGTATATGATCTGGATAATGTTCAGGTGGCAACAGCCAGAGCTACAGGTAACATGAATAATGATGTAGAGGTTACTCTTTTTAATGACAGTAAATTTACATACCCGGCCGAAAAACGTTTTGCCGGTCCGGATAACAGTTCGTTCGTCAAAGAACTTATCGAAGAATTGGTTTACCGCGATATTACTTTAGGGCATCAGGCAAAAAGCTATAACCGCAATCTGATGAACGAAAAGATCAAACTGGCAAAAGAACGCAGTCGTAATATCTATAATGTAAACGGATATGCCTTTGATGAAAAAGGAACGCGTTATGACGGAATTATCACGGCTCAATTTGAAAAACTGGATATCAACCAGACCGGTGATACTCAGGTAGTCGATGCAATTGACAATTACGGAAAAAACGTTTCGATTAAATACAAAAATGAAAAAGGCAAGGAACGTACAATAACGCTATCAGCAAAAGACAATGTACGCTTTTTTGTTAAAAACAGCGATGGAAGCGAAACCGGTTACGAAGGCATGAAAGTAAAAGGCGACGCTATGAAAAAATTATCCAACGCCATGTCGTTAGGGTTTAACAATGCTTATTTTTATGAAGTAATCCATAACAGCAAAGGCAATAGTGTTTTGGTTGATCCGGTTGAAGACGATCGTTTTGTGATCAAATTAAAAAACAAGTCGGAAGGTCAAATGATCGATAAAAGAAATAATGAAAAACTGACCGTACAACTTGCCGAGTACCTTTCAGGTTGTAAAAAATTAGCCGCTGAAATAAAAAAAGGAGCTTTTGATTTGAAAAATTCAGAAAATCTAATTAATATTGTTAACGAATATAATGATTGCGAATAAAAATTAACATCCCCCATTAAAAATGCCCGTTGTTTACACCGGGCATTTTTTTATTCCGAAAACAGGAAAAACGGCTTTTCATAAGGCTTCCCGACGAATTGTTCCATCGGAATTTCTTTTTTGATCTTATATAAAGTGACCTTTTTTAGCTGAGCCGTTCCGTTTACAGCAAAACCGAATTTTCCATTATTTTGAACGATTCTTTCAGAATCTGTAAATTTTATGATTTCTTCATTATTAATCCATACAAAAAATTGATTTCCGGATTTTTGTATTTTCCAGTCGAGCCATTCTTCTTTCATCGGAATTTTCACTTTAGGTAATTTTCCGATATGTCCGGTTGTTCGGATATAACTTCTTTCTTTTTCCGGATTCGAAAACAACGAACGATCTTCTATAGCCACTCTGCTTTCAAGTTGATTGTATAAAATACCCAGATATTTTTCCTTTTGTACATTCAGCATTACCTCAAACAGATTGGATGAAGGCGTTACTAAAGTTGAAAAGGTCAGCACATAATTAGCCGGCAGTTCTTTCTTTGCGGTCAAAATAGCCCAATCACTATTTTTAATCCCTTTTACAAGCTTTTCATCCCGATTAACTTCCCAAGTCCCGTTAACCTGATTCCAATGCTTTAAACGGGCATTTGTAAACCGTTCTTCAAATACTTCCTGAAATGGTGTTTTTGGGTTCGGGATACTTCCAAACAACAAAAGCCATAATACAAGTTGTTTCATGTTTTTCAGACGTTTCTGTTCATAAAAAAAGTGGTCTAAAACCACTTCTTCTATTTTATTGTTATTATGTTAACTTTTCGCTGTTGCGATTACAAATTTCAATTTATTCCGAACACCAATTTGTAACAGATCAACTAAATCCTGCACTTGTAGGTTATACGGAATTCGCACTACTATCGTTTGTTCTTTTTGCGTTCCTAATTTTTCCAGCAATTTCGCTTCCAATTCGTCAAAAGGCACTTCATTTTTATCAACGAAATAGTGTTTATCTTCTGTAACGGAAAGACTGATGTATTGTTTGTTTGTTGTTTCCTTTGCTTCTGCCTTAGGTAACATCAAATTGATTACATTCGGATTTGCCAATGTTGATATAATCAGGAAAAACAGCAATAAAAAGAACATGATGTCACTCAAAGCAGAGGATGCTACTTCGGCGTGAAAACGTCTATTTCTTTTAATTCTCATTGGGCTTATTTGTTATTAGGCTGTTGAATTACATTGATAAATTCCAATCCCTGACGCTGAATATTCAGTGAAAAATGGTCGATCATCATATTGAAAAAGTGGTACGCTGCATAGGCAATAACCCCTACAATTAGTCCTAAACCACTACTGATCATTTTTTCGTACAAACCGCCGGAAATGTTACCGATACTGATATTTTCCGTTATCGAAATCGTATAGAAAATTTTAATTACCCCGGAAATTGTCCCGATAAATCCTAAAATCGGTGCAATACCTGCTACGATTCCTAAATAACCTAGTTTCTTCTCCATTAACCCCATTTCAATATTGGCACTTTTCTCCAAAGCCAAATCAATTTCATTGATAGGTCTTCCGATTGTATTCACACCGTTGCGCAATACCGCTCCGTAAGCTGTATTTGCTTTATCACAAATCATCGCAGCCGACTGTATATTACCGGAATTTAACTGGTATTTTAATTCATTGATCAGCGAATTATCCAATTTAGTTTGTTTTTTGATATACAAATAACGTTCGATAATGATGTATAATGTCAGGAAGAATAAAATGAAAATCGGGATTACCATTACCCCACCTTTCATGATCAACTGGAAGAAATTAACGGATTCTATCGCTGTATTCGCCACTACTGGTTCATTTACAACTGGTTCTGCCGGAACCGGGTTAGCTTGCAACAAAAAATTAAAAATCATGTTCTACAAATTCGTTTTTATTTGGGTTAAATATAAGTATTTGCTTTTTAAAATAGCAACTACTATACCATAAATAACGAAATTTAGGCGGAAAGCGTATTTTGTTTTGAAAAATTTTAGCGCATAAAAAAAGGCCCGCTAATTGCGAGCCTCTTCTATTTTGAAAAAAATGTTATTCTTCTGTCTTATTGTGACGTACTTCAATTTCTTCTCTTTCTTTTTTCGTAACCGTATCACAAAGTACCGGTGTAGCGATAAATAATGAAGAATATGTACCCACTGTAATACCTACTAACATCGCAAAGATAAATCCACGGATTGACTCACCTCCGAAGATGAACATGATTAACAATACTAATAATAATGTTAATGATGTATTGATTGTTCTTGATAATGTAGTATTAATCGATTTATTTACGATATCGTTGAAATGACCTTTTGTATTACCGGCAAGGTATTCACGTACTCTGTCAAATACAATTACGGTATCATTCATTGAGTATCCGATTACTGTAAGGATAGCCGCGATAAAGTGCTGATCCATTTCCATGTGGAACGGCATAAACTTGTAGCAAAGTGAGTAGATACCCAATACAAAGATTACGTCGTGTGCTACCGCTGCAATCGCTCCTAATGAATACTGCCATTTACGGAAAGAGATCATTAAATAAACGAATACAATTGCCATAGATCCTAATACAGCCCAGTACGAGTTCGTTTTGATATCGTCAGAAACAGCTGCACTTACTTTTGAAGCTTGTAATAATCCGATTTTTTTACCGTCGAATGTATTGATAAACTTATCATAAGTAATATTGTTTGAGTAGAAAGGTTTTAAAGCATTGTATAACTTCTCATTTACCTCTTTATCTACTTCAGAACTTGTTTCCTGAACTTTATATTTTGTTGTAATTTTCAACTGGTTAGCATCACCGAATATTTTCGCTTCTGCACTTCCGAACACTTCTTCTTTTGATAATGCATCTGCAATTTCAGATGGTTCAATTGCTTTTTCGAATTTCACCTGGAAAGTTCTACCTCCAACGAAGTCAACTCCTTCATCTAATCCGTTAATTGCAAAAGAAATACAGCTTACTACTACTACTAATCCGGAGAATAAGTACGTCCATTTTTTGATTTTTAAGAAGTCAAAGTGGAAGTTTGTAAACCAGTTTTTAGTAACTGCCGTTGAGAATTCTAATTTATTTCCTCTGCTTACACTCCAGTCTAACAACATTCTTGTA contains:
- a CDS encoding TlpA family protein disulfide reductase, encoding MKNIVAMALMLFLSIACTNAQTPKEFAKESLDYKMVSLEGQEITFKDVLKKYKGKTVVIDVWASWCPDCIKGMPKVVNLQQQFTDVVYLFISADKTPEAWKKGIEKYNVKGEHYLLTDGMKGAFGKSIKLDWIPRYMVVDKKGKIALFKAIEADDENLITTLKTLK
- the tpiA gene encoding triose-phosphate isomerase, whose product is MRHSIVAGNWKMHKNAYETEDLLNELIEKLPSDKEVEIIVAPTFVNLSSAVQHLEFTNIGVAAQNMHQAESGAFTGEISADMLKNIGVDIVILGHSERRSYFHETDALLANKVDTALKHEMRVIFCFGEELKDRQDKQHFNVVENQLKDGLFHLDAKAWENIVLAYEPVWAIGTGETATPDQAQEMHRFIRQIVEDKYGLEVAENVSILYGGSVKPDNAQEIFSKPDVDGGLIGGAALKAADFAAIVNAVS
- a CDS encoding ExbD/TolR family protein encodes the protein MRIKRNRRFHAEVASSALSDIMFFLLLFFLIISTLANPNVINLMLPKAEAKETTNKQYISLSVTEDKHYFVDKNEVPFDELEAKLLEKLGTQKEQTIVVRIPYNLQVQDLVDLLQIGVRNKLKFVIATAKS
- a CDS encoding MotA/TolQ/ExbB proton channel family protein produces the protein MIFNFLLQANPVPAEPVVNEPVVANTAIESVNFFQLIMKGGVMVIPIFILFFLTLYIIIERYLYIKKQTKLDNSLINELKYQLNSGNIQSAAMICDKANTAYGAVLRNGVNTIGRPINEIDLALEKSANIEMGLMEKKLGYLGIVAGIAPILGFIGTISGVIKIFYTISITENISIGNISGGLYEKMISSGLGLIVGVIAYAAYHFFNMMIDHFSLNIQRQGLEFINVIQQPNNK